From a single Nicotiana tomentosiformis chromosome 2, ASM39032v3, whole genome shotgun sequence genomic region:
- the LOC138904333 gene encoding uncharacterized protein, giving the protein MKDVGIGAILISETGRHYPVTDQLRFYCTNNMAEYEACILGLRLAVDMGVQEILVMGDSDLLVHQIQGEWETQDLKLIPYRQCLHDLCQRFRSVEFRHIPRIHNEITDALATLASMLHHLDKTYVDPLHIQVRDQHAYYNMVE; this is encoded by the coding sequence ATGAAAGATGTCGGAATAGGAGCTATACTCATTTCTGAAACAGGGCGGCACTACCCTGTGACGGACCAGCTTCGATTTTATTGCACCAACAACATGGCCGAGTACGAAGCATGCATTCTGGGTTTGAGGTTAGCTGTAGATATGGGAGTCCAGGAAATACTGGttatgggagattcagatttgctggttcaccagattcagggagaatgggagactcaggatttgaagctcataccgtATCGACAGTGTCTTCATGATCTTTGTCAACGATTTAGGTCAgtagaattcaggcatattcccaggattcataatgagattACTGACGCCTTGGCTACTCTGGCGTCAATGTTACACCATCTGGATAAGACTTACGTCGACCCTCTACATATCCAAGTCCGTGATCAGCATGCCTATTACAATATGGTTGAATAG